The Caviibacter abscessus genome window below encodes:
- a CDS encoding PTS lactose/cellobiose transporter subunit IIA, producing the protein MNDDKMIEIVMDLIIEAGKSKSHSMSVISFARNYEFEKANEEIVKASEAFIGAHEIQTKLIAQDLENEGIKINLLIIHAQDHLSMALMAKENALEIMNIYKKIKNMEDNK; encoded by the coding sequence ATGAATGATGATAAAATGATAGAAATTGTAATGGATTTGATTATTGAAGCAGGAAAATCAAAATCTCATTCTATGTCGGTTATATCTTTTGCAAGAAATTATGAATTTGAAAAAGCAAATGAAGAAATAGTAAAAGCTAGTGAAGCGTTTATAGGAGCTCACGAAATACAAACTAAATTAATAGCACAAGATTTGGAAAATGAAGGAATAAAAATAAATTTATTAATAATACATGCACAAGATCATTTATCAATGGCACTTATGGCAAAAGAAAATGCTTTGGAAATAATGAATATATATAAGAAAATAAAAA
- a CDS encoding BglG family transcription antiterminator — protein sequence MRDKYIKIYDILKDKKNHTSFEISKKINMSDKTTRNILKELKKILNNNDCDLISVRGVGYRIDGNLDDIYKLLYEKEKIPTTKSDRIKFLFEILVVQNRLIKLDDICEKIYTSPSTISSDIKELKVKLSEYNLKLVSKPYHGIRIVGRETDIRSFLINYYSNHFNENIFVEPDEKFKIILEFTKRFVFMEDITLSDLSFFYLVITIYVWINRMKLDLKIEKNIFYSINYFEKKEIVKKYIFELLERLNLKINITENELKYLTVHFMAKETFDFKTLNSKEIDDLINKLLSQIDITFNTNIANNTELYKNLYSHLYPLIIRIKFNIKTKNPLLEDIKKNMPFSYSIAKYAGNILNEKFNKIISDDEIAYLAVIFEMGIEYNKIPQNNILIVCPTGRGTSKFLKYMYKKLFGEYIYNIDTCGIRNLEYINLKKYDYVFSITNIENDYGVKINKVNCFLDNSERIYIENLLKGYKNFEDSVFDKNLFIVLNGKPDKNEVLKIMSENIVKHTNVKFDIYNSVLMREKLGYTEMFNGVVLTHPLDSGHGLKKICVGVLKNPIKWDKNFVKIVLLICIDNLDNKIDEIYLKIGNLIENKAKIEKLVEKPNFENFLDVINDKED from the coding sequence TTGCGTGATAAATACATTAAAATTTATGATATTTTAAAAGATAAAAAAAATCACACTTCTTTTGAAATATCAAAAAAAATAAATATGTCAGATAAAACTACAAGAAATATATTAAAAGAACTTAAAAAAATATTAAATAATAATGACTGTGATTTAATATCTGTTAGAGGGGTTGGCTATAGAATAGATGGTAATTTAGATGATATTTATAAATTATTATATGAAAAAGAAAAAATACCTACAACAAAATCAGATAGAATTAAGTTTTTATTTGAGATACTTGTAGTCCAAAATAGGTTGATAAAATTAGATGATATTTGTGAAAAAATATATACATCACCAAGTACAATATCAAGTGATATTAAGGAACTAAAAGTAAAACTTAGTGAATATAATTTAAAACTAGTATCAAAACCTTATCATGGTATTAGAATAGTTGGTAGAGAAACAGATATAAGAAGTTTTTTAATAAACTATTATAGTAATCATTTTAATGAAAATATTTTCGTTGAACCTGATGAAAAGTTTAAAATAATTTTAGAATTTACAAAAAGATTTGTATTTATGGAAGATATAACATTATCTGATTTATCATTTTTCTATTTAGTGATAACTATTTATGTGTGGATTAATAGAATGAAATTAGATTTAAAAATAGAAAAAAATATATTTTATTCAATAAATTATTTTGAAAAAAAAGAAATTGTAAAAAAATATATATTTGAACTTTTAGAGAGATTAAATTTAAAAATAAATATTACTGAAAATGAACTTAAATATTTAACTGTACATTTTATGGCTAAAGAAACATTTGATTTTAAAACTTTAAATTCAAAAGAAATAGATGATTTAATAAATAAATTGCTTAGCCAAATTGATATTACGTTTAATACCAATATAGCGAATAACACGGAACTTTATAAAAATTTATATTCTCATTTATACCCTCTTATAATAAGAATAAAATTTAATATAAAAACAAAAAATCCATTATTAGAAGATATAAAAAAGAATATGCCATTTTCATACAGTATAGCTAAATACGCAGGTAATATTTTAAATGAAAAATTTAATAAAATAATTTCTGATGATGAAATAGCGTATTTAGCAGTTATATTTGAAATGGGTATAGAATACAATAAAATCCCTCAAAATAATATTTTAATTGTTTGTCCTACAGGAAGAGGAACATCTAAGTTCTTAAAATATATGTATAAAAAATTATTTGGAGAATATATATATAATATAGATACATGTGGTATTAGAAACTTGGAATACATTAATTTAAAGAAATATGATTATGTTTTTTCTATAACTAATATAGAGAATGATTATGGTGTAAAAATAAACAAGGTAAATTGCTTTTTAGATAATAGCGAAAGAATATATATAGAAAATCTTTTAAAAGGATATAAAAATTTTGAAGATAGTGTATTTGATAAAAATTTATTTATTGTTCTAAATGGAAAACCTGATAAAAATGAAGTATTAAAAATTATGTCTGAAAATATAGTTAAACATACAAATGTTAAGTTTGATATATATAATTCTGTTTTAATGCGTGAAAAATTAGGATATACGGAAATGTTTAACGGTGTTGTTTTAACTCATCCATTAGATAGTGGTCACGGATTAAAGAAAATATGTGTAGGAGTGTTAAAAAATCCAATAAAATGGGATAAAAATTTTGTGAAAATTGTTTTATTAATTTGTATAGATAATTTAGATAACAAAATTGATGAAATTTACTTGAAAATAGGTAATTTAATTGAGAATAAAGCTAAAATTGAAAAACTTGTTGAAAAACCTAATTTTGAAAATTTTTTAGATGTAATAAATGATAAGGAGGATTAA